The Solanum dulcamara chromosome 6, daSolDulc1.2, whole genome shotgun sequence genome contains the following window.
atttagattatttatttatgatttttatgtgattttgattttgaatttaaaatcaaaacttAAACAATGACTATAGAGGTAACCAATATCCTAGTTGTGATACCAAATGAGAGCTCTTAACCTAAAGAGATTCAAATAAGGAGTTATATATGAAATTACTCACCCAAAAAACCACCATCAAAGATTGATGGAAGAAATTAAAGATATGAGAAATAGGAATTAGAGTCAGAGTTATCAAGCACCAAACAACAAATTAAGTGAACACATTAATGAGTTAGCAATAATCACTTCCAAGATAGCTAGTAAGAAGGGGTGAATCAAATTAAATGGAAACAACTAATAACATCAAGAACAATCAAAAGAGAATGAcattaaattaaagaaacaGTGCATAAAAAGAAGGAAGAGAACTCATACACGAATCACCTAGTTATGGTGTAATTCAAGAAAGATTGTAGTAGCGAACTAAGCTAACCCTAATCTAAGCTAACACGAGTATTCCACACTCTAAGAAACTATCTCATCATTCATCAAATTTACCCTTCCAAGAGTCGAAACAAAGTGCATTTATGCTAGGCCGAAAAAAAAGTAACAAAAGTCCTTCCTTTGTATGGTTATCACTTATGTTTGTATATTTTCCAGAGAAGGTTTTGTTCTTTTAAGTGTGTCAAAACTAAGGAATTTTAGTCtcccataaatattttacaaaCTCTTGCTATTAATTTTAACAGGAATtatgagaaaaaagaagaagatataaTTAGAAATACCAGGTTTACTCCATTAAATCTAAGAAATTACAATATCAAAAATTACGCGACACTAAAAGTGTACcaacaatttaaaaaattgtatCTCCAAATGAGAGTTTCCATTAAaccttttattttcatattttttattaaatcttATAATCCTAGAGTTTTTaaatacttaacatatatcaatAATGctcatttttaattaatttaaagggGCAAAACTATTTAGGGGTAAATTCAAGAAacttttaatttgttattttctCATAACCCCATCCCTTTTACTTTATTTTGCTGACTTAAATATATGTTATTGAATGTGATCACCAGTTATGTCAGATGATGAAAATGAAAGCACAACTTTGAAAGGACTTGACAATGGAGCTGTTTTCTTCATACTGAAGCCCATAACACAAGATAATATACATTATTTATGGGAATATGCAACCTCCTTGCGAAAGAAGAAGCATACAAGCAAACAAGTTGTtaatcaagaatttcaagaaaatactAGTGAGAAAATCTCCAATGAAGTAATTTATATTGAATCTTCGTCGTCGGTCAGGGAGAGGAACAAGTCCACCAGGAAATATGAAGAGGGTGAAAATGAAGACAATTCATCTCTACTATCAAAGAAGAGTAGACTTGTTTGGACAAATTTCCTTCACAACAAATTCTTGGAAGCCGTTACAAAACTTGGTGTTAAGGGTAAGTCTTCCCAAACATATATAACTGTACAATATGAGGTCAATATTCAAATATTATCTATATGTAAGCCgccttaaaatatttgattttaaaaataagacTGGTAAAATGTGACAGAGAGTGGCAGAGACAGACTCCCCTTAGTCTTTACAAATGTTtagttttgtatattttgacGTCTCGTAAAATTTCTGCCTCCATCACTGGTggtatatattttgattgagtAAAACAAGGAGATTAACATGATATTGGTAACAaatgtatttttattgtttttgattTATGACTATTTTTCTTTCTGCAGAAGctaatccgaccaaaattcttGAACTCATGAATATCCCTGAATTGACTAGATCAAACATTGCCAGCCATTTGCaggtttaatttattttgatatttatatttttttttatcaatctCTTTATACTTTTTAAAAGTTACGATATTTGTCTTTTTAGAAATCTATACGATATTATGTTTGAGCTAAAAAGAGAAAAGTAAGAAATACTAATTGAGTATAGAGTTAATGGtgttttataataaataaataagcataAGCATAATGATtaaatttcatttcatttataataatcaaaactaCTCCATTTGTTACaagtgaaagaaaaattgagataTAACTGTGTAAACATATTTCAAAGTAGATTATAAAAAAGAGAATTAATAAAAGTAGAGGTATATTtataaaacaattttaaaaagttatatATTTATAGAGTAAATGaatttaaagttataattaagaaaatatttatcaataacaataaaaactCATTTATCTATATagacaataaaaaaaaagtgaaactaAATATCATGCTCCGAGTCTACGCCCCggacgtggccgacactcataATCACTACTTGTCCCAAACAAACCCTTGATTTGACATGTTATAAGATTAAATactaaataatgaaaaaatagtgaataataataatgcgCTAAACTGTTGAAAGTTTAAAATAGTCttttataataaaagaaaactaaaaCATCTGGagcaaatatttttaaaatagtctATATCTAATGAAGCCTCTAATAACTGAATTGAATGTGTCTATCAGGACAAGACCCAAGACTGCCTAAAAGCTAAATGTCTGAGACTGAACTATAAATTGTTGAATCATATCTGAAGTCCTCTAGACACGAGGAGGATTCACCACAAGCTGAGAGTGAAGAAACTTAATTGAACATCTACCTATGAGGCTAAATTTGACCGCTTGAATCTACTTCATAAAATGATATAGCGCAAAATAGTATAAATACATGGAATATATTGATATGTAAAGTAAAGACTGAGtacaatataaaaatactacaaaTGAAAGGGGCTGTAAATTTGAGCAAGAACAATAAACATGCAATAATTGAAGGACTAAGAGTCAAACTAAAGACATatgagaaaataatataaaattttccaCTTAGCCTACTCACCTGAATTCACTTTTAAAAAGTCCTACAATTTCCTTTTAATGTCTTaggtaataaaaaataaaattaaagctTAGACATTAACCCTAATCCTTTACAGGATTTTT
Protein-coding sequences here:
- the LOC129892891 gene encoding two-component response regulator ARR14-like, whose protein sequence is MSDDENESTTLKGLDNGAVFFILKPITQDNIHYLWEYATSLRKKKHTSKQVVNQEFQENTSEKISNEVIYIESSSSVRERNKSTRKYEEGENEDNSSLLSKKSRLVWTNFLHNKFLEAVTKLGVKEANPTKILELMNIPELTRSNIASHLQV